The Panicum virgatum strain AP13 chromosome 5K, P.virgatum_v5, whole genome shotgun sequence genome has a window encoding:
- the LOC120710363 gene encoding uncharacterized protein LOC120710363 has protein sequence MAGKSHTHKAFLLCNYVLLGAASSCIFLTLSLRLLPSPCGLLLLFLHALTAVFSAASCSGSFTAPATPAQWHNAHTAGAALTAIFQGAVALLAFTRTSDFLAELQSYVRDEDGAVILKMVGGLGTAIFVLEWAALALAFALRLDDEDDDDLHAKNWQSYNV, from the coding sequence ATGGCGGGGAAGTCGCACACGCACAAGGCGTTCCTGCTCTGCAACTACGTGCTCCTCGGCGCCGCCTCCAGCTGCATCTTCCTCACGCTCTCGCTGCGCCTGCTGCCCTCCCCGtgcggcctgctgctgctcttcCTCCACGCGCTCACCGCAGTCTTCTCCGCCGCGAGCTGCTCGGGCTCCTTCACGGCGCCCGCCACGCCCGCCCAGTGGCACAACGCGCACACGGCGGGGGCCGCGCTCACCGCCATCTTCCAGGGCGCCGTCGCGCTGCTCGCCTTCACCCGCACCTCCGACTTCCTCGCCGAGCTCCAGTCCTACGTCCGCGACGAGGACGGCGCCGTCATCCTCAAGATGGTCGGCGGCCTCGGCACCGCCATCTTCGTCCTCGAGTGggccgcgctcgcgctcgccttCGCCCTCCGGctcgacgacgaggacgacgacgacctccATGCCAAGAACTGGCAGTCCTACAACGTCTGA